One Candidatus Binatia bacterium DNA window includes the following coding sequences:
- the ddl gene encoding D-alanine--D-alanine ligase, with product MSRLRLALLYGGRSAEHEVSLLSARSVVEALDPAKYELLLVGIDRSGHWHFQSRADFDRVASGSLPSVPEGPDDCFLAPSPGGRLVSAQGEEIARLDVVFPLVHGTYGEDGTLQGLFELADVAYVGAGVLGSALGMDKDAQKRLFREGGLPVVEFYTLRRAETTAEKLVEVGRKLSFPLFVKPANSGSSVGVAKADDEKKLAEAVEAAFSYDDKILVERALRAREIECSVLGNEFVETSVPGEVVPSHEFYSYEAKYLDPRGATFRVPAPLSPEETREVRALAAAAFRAIECEGMARVDFFLEEETGKFFVNEVNTIPGFTPISQYPRLWEASGVSYGELLDRLVELALDRHRRRRKRVFRPPVPGKDTKT from the coding sequence ATGAGCCGCCTCCGCCTTGCCCTCCTGTACGGGGGCCGGTCGGCCGAGCACGAGGTGTCGTTGCTCTCCGCGCGGTCCGTCGTCGAGGCGCTAGACCCGGCCAAATACGAGCTCCTGCTCGTCGGGATCGACCGGAGCGGCCACTGGCACTTCCAGTCCCGCGCCGACTTCGACAGGGTCGCCTCGGGGTCCCTGCCGTCGGTTCCCGAGGGGCCGGACGACTGTTTTCTCGCACCCAGTCCGGGCGGCCGTCTCGTTTCCGCGCAAGGCGAGGAGATCGCAAGACTCGACGTGGTGTTTCCGCTCGTCCACGGGACGTACGGCGAGGACGGCACCCTACAGGGACTTTTCGAGCTCGCCGACGTCGCCTACGTGGGCGCGGGAGTCCTCGGCTCCGCGCTCGGTATGGACAAGGACGCGCAGAAGCGCCTTTTCCGGGAAGGCGGCCTTCCCGTCGTCGAGTTCTATACGCTGCGCCGCGCCGAAACGACCGCCGAAAAACTCGTGGAGGTGGGCAGGAAGCTTTCCTTCCCGCTCTTCGTCAAGCCGGCGAACTCGGGCTCGTCGGTGGGGGTCGCGAAGGCCGACGACGAAAAGAAGCTCGCGGAAGCAGTGGAGGCGGCCTTTTCTTACGACGACAAGATCCTCGTGGAGAGGGCCCTACGGGCACGCGAGATCGAATGCTCCGTCCTGGGAAACGAGTTCGTCGAGACGTCCGTGCCCGGGGAAGTCGTACCCTCGCACGAGTTCTATTCCTACGAGGCCAAGTATCTCGATCCCCGGGGCGCCACGTTCCGGGTGCCCGCGCCTCTGTCTCCGGAGGAGACACGGGAAGTCCGCGCTCTCGCGGCCGCTGCCTTCCGGGCGATCGAGTGCGAAGGAATGGCCCGGGTGGATTTTTTCCTCGAGGAGGAGACGGGGAAGTTCTTCGTGAACGAGGTGAACACCATCCCGGGCTTCACGCCGATCAGCCAGTACCCGAGGCTCTGGGAAGCGAGCGGCGTCTCTTACGGGGAGCTTCTCGACCGCCTGGTCGAGCTTGCCCTCGACCGCCATCGGCGGCGACGGAAGCGCGTCTTCCGTCCGCCCGTCCCAGGGAAGGACACGAAGACGTGA